From Toxorhynchites rutilus septentrionalis strain SRP chromosome 2, ASM2978413v1, whole genome shotgun sequence, a single genomic window includes:
- the LOC129768332 gene encoding uncharacterized protein LOC129768332, producing the protein MVLLITSPMQTWAVKLSFFMVEQKLIASNSRSTAVYVGLFILEQALPSWLGTSQRTPDALLTPRSGIEVPDEDYFRRKGVLGHTALQPELVEKVVSNLTGRTNT; encoded by the coding sequence atggtgttgcttattacgtctcctatgcaaacgtGGGCAGTAAAGTTAAGCTTTTTTATGGTTGAGCAAAAACTTATTGCATCGAACAGCCGTTCGACGGCGGTTTATGTGGGACTATTTATTCTGGAACAGGCACTTCCTTCGTGGCTCGGCACATCGCAAAGGACACCGGACGCACTGCTGACCCCACGATCTGGCATCGAAGTTCCCGACGAGGACTATTTCCGTCGGAAGGGAGTGCTAGGTCACACAGCACTCCAACCAGAGCTAGTAGAGAAAGTTGTATCAAATC
- the LOC129768327 gene encoding ribonucleases P/MRP protein subunit POP1, with translation MASKSLQYDAAVGGTVKLPEEIDSVEFNEERLTEMKTLLRNIASTEKQTKLMHQSLPLHMRRRAMTYNPKRLPRKFRSIHLAQFSKSGLPEKKKRPSRKYRRKTANLLKEYERRKRTNVWLETHIWHAKRFHMTAKWGYKIPYTPTRKVYRACYRATAKHCLLQDTSYMGCIEICGPDETLKNGLSRLCSQEIGLTITAKAFLGGRRSGNVHLYEKDRYPFDCIGKIRFLWRAQDAGSDGRTLWIFAHPVFYKKLIQEFIGLFGLKNVHRHDNAMEVNASSESKIKEITTSPGTVRIPQYVNKVSGVTIKELKDALNYFRLAGPLSHVILGKALKTYKPSDNIRLKHWYTNWSEDLARKKVIKEQLCFWDNARNLTSTVEFTPGLVIGLVIADPRLNRPKKRTKALPGTIMTPQCLPENTIHTAFSPLWDHSIRDRIFHEMQSTHELNLLRAKECLVPGEKCAFEDYVQPIPVLLIQNPGSQDAEYKRLGYGSGWDLIVPAGYGLAVWQTLIMWGAKPAGLKEFDMQALETGVDLNTVPDTVLGKSEADVEYEKCWNKYFSRPNNRRVNYKKYAIASPFRCPWGQLVSEWVAAANPPKYYVLRDQEALGKIQLSLQRKFNIKSAKLSAEALIPLFLTMKSRGNPGDNSIICLPLRHDFRKNKQQGASHDNSPVYTEPLRKDPCQKERHLLRSSHLRLLKRLRNRRIREKKARQRKNPGTLIRIARPQNQTLIREQLVKIRELWLPAKPSSVRNQCSRECFGYVTRSSFSLSEGKVTALGYVTAKGLEKLFKICIKGTFKVLVRGTKSRCYRFATIKVRVEQTPF, from the coding sequence ATGGCATCGAAATCGTTGCAATATGATGCCGCGGTTGGTGGAACTGTTAAGCTTCCAGAGGAAATTGACTCGGTGGAATTCAATGAAGAAAGACTCACCGAGATGAAAACATTGCTCCGCAATATAGCTAGCACCGAAAAGCAAACCAAACTTATGCACCAGTCGCTTCCCCTTCACATGCGACGTCGAGCTATGACGTACAACCCGAAAAGATTACCTCGGAAGTTCCGTTCCATACATCTGGCACAGTTTAGCAAAAGTGGACTACCGGAGAAAAAGAAAAGACCATCAAGAAAGTATCGTCGAAAAACGGCAAATCTCTTGAAGGAATATGAACGCCGTAAAAGAACCAACGTTTGGCTGGAAACGCACATTTGGCACGCCAAGCGTTTTCATATGACAGCGAAATGGGGCTACAAAATACCCTACACACCCACGAGGAAGGTTTACAGGGCATGTTACCGTGCGACAGCCAAGCACTGCCTTCTGCAGGATACATCCTACATGGGATGTATTGAAATTTGTGGTCCCGACGAAACGCTGAAAAACGGATTGAGTCGTCTTTGCAGCCAGGAAATAGGATTAACAATTACTGCCAAAGCATTTCTCGGGGGAAGAAGATCCGGAAACGTGCACCTTTACGAAAAAGATAGATATCCTTTTGATTGCATCGGTAAAATCAGATTTTTGTGGAGGGCCCAGGATGCTGGTAGCGATGGAAGGACTTTATGGATTTTTGCCCATCCGGTGTTCTATAAAAAGCTTATTCAAGAGTTTATAGGTTTGTTCGGTTTGAAAAATGTCCACCGGCATGATAATGCAATGGAAGTGAACGCATCGAGTGAGTCTAAAATCAAAGAAATTACAACAAGCCCCGGAACCGTGAGAATCCCGCAATATGTGAACAAAGTGTCAGGGGTTACGATTAAAGAGTTGAAGGATGCGCTTAACTATTTTCGGTTAGCTGGACCACTTTCCCATGTCATATTAGGTAAGGCGCTAAAAACATACAAACCATCAGATAACATAAGACTGAAACATTGGTACACAAATTGGTCAGAAGATTTAGCACGTAAAAAAGTAATCAAGGAGCAACTTTGTTTTTGGGATAATGCGAGGAATTTAACATCCACCGTAGAGTTTACTCCAGGTCTTGTGATTGGGTTGGTTATAGCGGATCCTCGTCTCAATCGACCTAAAAAACGAACCAAAGCTTTACCGGGGACTATTATGACACCACAATGTTTGCCTGAAAACACAATTCATACTGCCTTTTCTCCTCTATGGGATCATTCAATACGGGATCGTATCTTCCATGAGATGCAATCAACTCACGAACTGAATCTCCTTCGAGCCAAGGAATGCCTGGTTCCTGGTGAAAAATGTGCCTTCGAAGATTATGTTCAACCAATTCCAGTGTTGCTTATACAGAATCCCGGCTCTCAGGATGCGGAATACAAACGGCTCGGATATGGCAGCGGTTGGGATTTGATTGTTCCTGCCGGATATGGTCTCGCAGTATGGCAAACTCTTATCATGTGGGGGGCAAAGCCAGCTGGTTTGAAAGAATTCGACATGCAAGCCCTCGAGACTGGTGTGGATCTGAACACAGTACCGGACACGGTTCTAGGAAAAAGCGAAGCGGATGTAGAGTACGAAAAATgttggaataaatatttttccagGCCGAACAATCGTCGAGTCAACTATAAAAAATATGCAATCGCATCACCGTTTAGGTGTCCAtggggtcagctagtatctgaGTGGGTAGCTGCAGCTAACCCTCCAAAATATTACGTTCTACGCGATCAAGAAGCTCTGGGTAAGATTCAACTTTCACTCCAGCGCAAGTTCAACATCAAATCAGCAAAGTTGTCTGCCGAAGCATTGATACCATTGTTTCTGACTATGAAATCACGTGGAAATCCTGGGGATAACTCTATCATCTGTCTACCTTTACGACACGACTTTCGGAAGAACAAGCAGCAGGGCGCAAGCCATGACAACAGTCCGGTGTATACGGAGCCGCTTCGCAAGGATCCGTGTCAGAAGGAACGGCATTTGCTTCGTAGCAGTCACCTGAGGCTGTTGAAGCGTCTACGTAATCGTCGTATTCGCGAAAAAAAAGCTCGGCAGCGAAAGAATCCTGGCACATTAATCCGAATAGCAAGACCACAAAATCAAACACTCATCCGGGAACAACTAGTCAAAATACGCGAACTGTGGTTACCAGCCAAGCCCTCATCCGTGAGGAATCAATGTAGCAGAGAATGCTTCGGTTATGTTACTCGATCTAGTTTCAGCCTGTCGGAAGGGAAAGTTACGGCGCTTGGTTACGTGACGGCGAAGGGTctggaaaaattatttaaaatatgtaTCAAGGGGACGTTTAAGGTGTTGGTCCGAGGGACAAAATCAAGGTGTTACCGGTTTGCCACTATCAAAGTCAGGGTGGAACAGACCCCATTTTGA
- the LOC129768331 gene encoding acyl-protein thioesterase 2, with amino-acid sequence MAAAPVIIQSAAKHTSTLIFLHGLGDTGHGWATTMGMIRTPDMKVICPTAPTMPVTLNAGFRMPSWFDLKTLDIGGPEDEEGIKKAAKNVHALIQGEIQAGIAPNRIMLGGFSQGGALALYTALTFTEPLAGVLALSCWLPLHKNFPGLLKCPDTIPILQCHGDCDPVVPYKFGQLSSSVLKSFMKNSQFQSYRGLSHSSSEAELEDMKKFIEKHVPRQ; translated from the exons ATGGCAGCAGCTCCTGTAATAATTCAATCCGCTGCAAAGCATACTTCAACG cTCATTTTCCTACACGGATTAGGTGACACTGG GCATGGTTGGGCTACTACAATGGGTATGATCAGAACGCCTGATATGAAGGTAATCTGTCCGACAGCCCCTACGATGCCCGTGACTCTCAATGCTGGATTTCGTATGCCATCGTGGTTTGATCTGAAGACGCTCGACATTGGTGGACCAGAGGATGAAGAGGGCATTAAGAAAGCTGCGAAGAATGTACACGCTTTGATTCAGGGAGAGATTCAg GCTGGGATTGCTCCAAACCGGATCATGCTAGGGGGATTTTCACAGGGCGGTGCACTTGCTCTGTACACTGCTCTTACGTTCACTGAACCGCTAGCCGGTGTGCTGGCCTTATCTTGTTGGTTACCATTACACAAGAATTTTCCAGGACTCCTCAAGTGTCCCGACACAATTCCC ATTCTCCAGTGCCACGGCGACTGTGACCCAGTGGTACCATACAAGTTTGGTCAATTATCATCCAGTGTTCTGAAGTCATTCATGAAGAACTCACAATTCCAATCGTACAGAGGTTTATCACATTCCTCGTCCGAAGCTGAGTTAGAAGATATGAAG aaattcaTCGAAAAACACGTTCCTCGTCAATAA